The DNA region CTATTGAAGAAGCACATCATATAGGTAATAAAGTAGAATTAAAACTTAAAAAATCCATCCCTGGAGTAAAAGAAGTTTTAATACATTTAGAACCGGAGACAGATTAAATTTAGTTGTGATTATTGTTTTCATTGTTAATAAGTTTAATTCATGTTAAATCCTGTTAAAAGTAAAAAAATAATATAAATAATTATCATTAATAATGCTCTTAAACGAGTTAATCCACTTTTACTCCTTAAATACAAGCTAAAAATAGAAATTAGAATTATAAAAAATATGGAAACTATTTGAAACTCACTATAATCTGGGATTGAAATTGGATTTATAATTGATACTGTTCCCAAAATCAAAGTAGAATTGGATAAAGTACTTCCCATCAAATCTCCTACTGCCAGAATTTTGTAGCCGTGTAACAACGAAATTGTCTCGAATGTGAGTTCAGGAAGAGATGTTCCAAAGGAAATCAATATGATTCCTATTAAAAAAACAGGGATTCCAATATCAGATGCTATTATGGAGGTATAATCAACTAAATATTTTGCACTGATTAAAAGTGCCATTAAACCTAATGAAAAGAAAATTAAGTTTTTTATGAACTGTTTCTTGCTTACTACATCTTCCTCTTCTTCAAAATCTGACCGCTTAAAAACCAGAGTGAAATAAGTTATAAAAATGATAATTAAAATTATGCCATCAATACGGGATAAAATTCCGTCTGAAGCTAATATTATTGGTAAGAGGGCTATAAAAAAGGGATAAGTGAGTTCTTTTTTAATTTTATTACTCTTAAAATTAATTTCTCCAGCTATTAATGTGGCTGTGCCTATAACTAAAGACAAATTGACTACATTAGATCCTAAAACTGTTCCTAAAGAAAGTTCAGGTATTTTCTCTATAGCAGATGTTATACTAATTACTAATTCAGGTACACTGGTTGCAATGGCCATTATTATAAATCCTGCCGCAAAATGACCTAATTTAAGATATAATGAAATTTTAGATATTGATCTTGTCGTTAGAGCACCGCTTAAAATTAAGATAATTAAAAGAAATGCAAAAATCATATAATCAATATTCATAATATTATATCTGTTTAATATGATATTTAGTAAGGCACATCTTAAAAGTGATTTTTTTCTAAATTAAAATTAATATTTTTAAAGTAAGTCAGACGCTCTTCAATGAAGTAAATTGAAGCATACATGAAAATGACATTGTTATAGTCTTCCAGAATTGTGGAATTTCAGGTGCAAACAGTGCCAGAATGAAATCAACTATTATGAGACTAATTAGCAGAAATATTTAAAATTGACTCAGTATGATGAAAATTGAGCAGAATACAATAAATGGATATCTATTAAAAGTCAATTCCGAAAACAAGTAATTTGAATTGAATCAATGTGCTGAAATTATGAATGATTTATAAAAATTGACAATACAATTTTTACAGAGTGTATGGAAGGGGAAGGTTATAGCTGGAAATTGATTGGTTGAAAGGAAGTAATGTCTAATGCATGTAATGTATGGTTCATTTATGCCTGTGTTTTAGGATATATCTAAAAATTATTTAATATATAAATCGTAAAATTCTGAACTTGCTATATCTTCTAATATGCGCTTATAATAATTTTCAAATAGTTTTCTTTCTTCTTTAATATATTCTGGATTGTTTAAATCACCATCTTGAGGATTTAATTCAAGAATCACTACAATGTTATCTATTTTAATTATAGAATCAACATAGGCATATTCTTTATATTCTAACAATTTATGGTTGATAATTGGCTCCCATTCCTTTGGGGAGTTTTCATCAACGAATCCTAATTTATAGGGGTCCTCTTTGATAGTTTTTACATATTCTAACATAAATATCACCAGAGATATCCAGTCTAACAGGTCTCTGATATTCAATAAGAAGGTACATAAGAATTATATCCAATATAATGTTTTAAAGTAGCTATAAAACTTGAATACCCGCATGTTGGGCATTTATGTTTCTTTTTGAATTTGATCTTTTCCAGACTTAATATTGTTATCTGGCCTTTTTTAGGAATATTATAAGTTGTTCCACATTTTTTGCAGGTTACAGTCCAGTTATCTATATCTACCATGATTACACCTCTAAATTTTTAGTTTATTATATTTCCACATCATTTGAAAATAAATGGGGAGGGGAGTGTATAAAGATCCCCAAAAATTATGTAGGAGGCGGATTTTTTATATTTTTTATACTCCCTCGATTTTTTTAATTATTTGATTGGCTTTAATTTTTTAACTGCCGTATCTCACGTATTCTATTTAACAAACAGTATTTAAGTAATTATTCCAGAGTTTTTCCCAAATTATTACAGATTATGCCCAAATCTAATGTTATCCTGAAAGTGAAATGTAAAGGGATAACTTTTAAAATAAGTTTTGAGATAATACACAGGCACTAAAGTGAAGAGTAATTGATTTCATAATTTGGATACTAGTTATAATGTGTTGTTTATTCTTATTTGACGGTGTATATTTTGATTTTTAGATAGATATAATTAAGTTAGTCTATGATTTAGATTTTAAATTTCGCTCATGCCCAGAATGTTGTGTAACTAATATCGCTTCATTTTCATGTGATTATTGGTTAAGTAAATTGTATTTTTTTTAAGATAAATCCCATATAATCAATTAAAAATTACAATTTAACATAAAGTATAACTCATACACAGGATCATGGACATGAGCGTTAAATTTATTATTTTCAACTTGTCAAATTTTAAGTTTCATGACCATTATTAAAATAAAATTTAATAATGATCTTGAATGGTAAAAATAATAAGTTATTCATCTCCTTTTCAACATAACTAGTCCTTTTTACCCTTAATTTGTTTCTCATTTAAACATTACATAATTATTTATTTTAGATTTAAATTATTATATTAAATTAGCATAATTGTTAATTTAGTTATTATAATTTTACTTGCGTTCTATTTTATTATAGAAATTTTTATATCGCTCTTT from Methanobacterium bryantii includes:
- a CDS encoding sodium:calcium antiporter — encoded protein: MNIDYMIFAFLLIILILSGALTTRSISKISLYLKLGHFAAGFIIMAIATSVPELVISITSAIEKIPELSLGTVLGSNVVNLSLVIGTATLIAGEINFKSNKIKKELTYPFFIALLPIILASDGILSRIDGIILIIIFITYFTLVFKRSDFEEEEDVVSKKQFIKNLIFFSLGLMALLISAKYLVDYTSIIASDIGIPVFLIGIILISFGTSLPELTFETISLLHGYKILAVGDLMGSTLSNSTLILGTVSIINPISIPDYSEFQIVSIFFIILISIFSLYLRSKSGLTRLRALLMIIIYIIFLLLTGFNMN